A window of Mus pahari chromosome 7, PAHARI_EIJ_v1.1, whole genome shotgun sequence contains these coding sequences:
- the Fos gene encoding proto-oncogene c-Fos: protein MMFSGFNADYEASSSRCSSASPAGDSLSYYHSPADSFSSMGSPVNTQDFCADLSVSSANFIPTVTAISTSPDLQWLVQPTLVSSVAPSQTRAPHPYGLPTQSAGAYARAGMVKTVSGGRAQSIGRRGKVEQLSPEEEEKRRIRRERNKMAAAKCRNRRRELTDTLQAETDQLEDEKSALQTEIANLLKEKEKLEFILAAHRPACKIPDDLGFPEEMSVASLDLTGGLPEAATPESEEAFTLPLLNDPEPKPSLEPVKSISNVELKAEPFDDFLFPASARPSGSETSRSVPDVDLSGSFYAADWEPLHSSSLGMGPMVTELEPLCTPVVTCTPGCTTYTSSFVFTYPEADSFPSCAAAHRKGSSSNEPSSDSLSSPTLLAL, encoded by the exons ATGATGTTCTCGGGTTTCAACGCCGACTACGAGGCGTCATCCTCCCGCTGCAGTAGCGCCTCCCCGGCCGGGGACAGCCTTTCCTACTACCATTCCCCAGCCgactccttctccagcatgggCTCGCCTGTCAACACACAG gacTTTTGCGCAGATCTGTCCGTCTCTAGTGCCAACTTTATCCCCACGGTGACAGCCATCTCCACCAGCCCAGACCTGCAGTGGCTGGTGCAGCCCACTCTGGTCTCCTCCGTGGCCCCATCGCAGACCAGAGCGCCCCATCCTTACGGACTCCCCACCCAGTCTGCTGGGGCTTACGCCAGAGCGGGAATGGTGAAGACCGTGTCAGGGGGCAGAGCGCAGAGCATCGGCAGAAGGGGCAAAGTAGAGCAG CTATCtcctgaagaggaagagaaacggAGAATCCGAAGGGAACGGAATAAGATGGCTGCAGCCAAGTGCCGGAATCGGAGGAGGGAGCTGACAGATACGCTCCAAGCG GAGACAGATCAACTTGAAGATGAGAAGTCTGCGTTGCAGACTGAGATTGCCAATCtgctgaaagagaaggaaaaactggAGTTTATTTTGGCAGCCCACCGACCTGCCTGCAAGATCCCCGATGACCTAGGCTTCCCAGAGGAGATGTCTGTGGCCTCCCTGGATTTGACTGGGGGTCTGCCTGAGGCTGCCACCCCAGAGTCTGAGGAGGCCTTCACCCTGCCCCTTCTCAACGACCCTGAACCCAAGCCATCCTTGGAGCCAGTCAAGAGCATCAGCAACGTGGAGTTGAAGGCTGAACCCTTTGATGACTTCTTGTTTCCGGCATCTGCTAGGCCCAGTGGCTCGGAGACCTCCCGCTCTGTGCCAGATGTGGACCTGTCCGGTTCCTTCTATGCAGCAGACTGGGAACCTCTGCACAGCAGTTCCCTGGGGATGGGGCCCATGGTCACAGAGCTGGAACCCCTGTGTACTCCCGTGGTCACCTGTACTCCCGGCTGCACTACGTATACGTCTTCCTTTGTCTTCACCTATCCAGAGGCTGACTCCTTCCCAAGCTGTGCAGCTGCCCACCGAAAGGGCAGCAGCAGCAACGAGCCCTCCTCCGACTCACTGAGCTCACCCACGCTGCTGGCCCTGTGA